Below is a window of Picosynechococcus sp. PCC 7002 DNA.
CATCCCGTTCTGAGGAGGTAGTGCCAGTTTTTCCGGCGGCGGGGCGATCGCCTAAATTAGCAGCCTGACCTGTGCCGCCATTCACAACCCCTTGGAGCACTGTTGTCAGGGAGGCCGTGGCCCAAGGATCTAAAACTAAACGTGGCTGGGGTGTATTATCCAAAAGAACATTCCCTTGGCTATCGGTGACCCGCAAGATCAAAGTTGTTTCACTTTGCCAGCCATTACTCGCAAAAGTGGCGTAGGCGCTAGCCATTTCTAGGGGGCTGATCCCCACTGCGCCGAGGGGCAAGGAAATGACTGGTTGGAGCGGACTCTCAATTCCCAATAAACGACATAGTTCGATCACCTTTTCGAGGCCCACTGCTTTCCCAAGTTTGACAGCGGGAACATTTTTGGAAGTGACTAGGGCGTCATACAAACTCACGGTGCCAGAAAAAGATCCCCCATAGTTTTGGGGTGAATAGGTACCGTTGCCATCGGGGTAACTCACAGGGCTATCGTCGATGGTCGAAAAGGGTGTATAGTTGCCACTCGCAAAGGCAGAGTAGTAAACAAAAGGTTTAAAGGCTGATCCTGGCTGACGTTGAGACTGGATCGCTCGGTTAAATTGGCTTTCTTCGTAGTCTCTGCCCCCCACCAAAACCTTGACAAAATGGGTGCGCGGATCAACGGCAGCTACGGCAATTTGGTCAGCTCGTAACCCCCGACTACGGGCCTGCTGAAAGGCTTTTTGTACCGTTTCTTCGGCACGGCGTTGCATATTGAGATCCACGGTGGTCTGGACGCGCATCCCGCCTTTGCGAACTAATTCTTCGCCAAAGCGTTGGGTGAGTTCTTCCACCACAGCTTGGGTGATATAGGGGGAGGCACTGGCTTTCCAAGCAGTTGGTTGACCCACCAAAAGGGGTTCTTGGGCGGCGGCGGTGGCTTCTTCGGGGGTAATCCAACCGAGATCCTCTAGGCGATTCAGGACGATTTTTTGCCGTTGTTTGGTGGCTTGGTAATCTCGAAAGGGGCTGTAATCTTCGGGGGCTTGGATCATCCCGGCCATCACGGCGGCTTCGGGCAGGGTTAGATCGGCGGCGGATTTATTGAAATAGGATTCAGCGGCTGTTTCGACGCCATAGTTGTTGTGGCCCCAATAAATGTTATTGAGGTACATTTCTAGGATTTCGTCCTTGGGGAAAATCTGTTCGATGCGGAGGGCGAGGACGGTTTCGGCGAGTTTACGGTTGTAGGTACGATCTTGGGCTAGGAAGAGGTTTTTCACCAATTGCATGGTGATGGTTGAGGCTCCTTCGGTGATGCCGCCTGCTTCGAGGTTGGAGAGGATTGCCCGACCGATACTGGTGGGATTGATGCCGTTGTGTTGGTAAAAATGACTATCTTCGATGGCGAGGACAGCCATCTTGAGTTCGGGGGAAACTTCACTGAGTTCGATATTGGTTCGGTTGGCTTCACCATGGAGGCTCAGGAGGACTTTGCCGTTGATGTCGTAGATATAGCTGGTTTCGGTGGGCACATAGGTCTTTAGGGTCCGCACATCGGGCAGGTTCCGGAAACTAATGGCAAGACCCACTAACCCCCCAGCGGCGATCGCACTGCCGAGCATGGTGCAACCAATCACCGTTCCCATAGCCTTTTGGGCAACCCCCCGCAAGAAACCTTGAGGCGATCGCCTTTCTTTGGACTGACGGGCAAGGGCTTTTTTCGTTTTCTGCCGAACGGTACTAGATGACAATGGCGCTAACCTCTAAAGACTTGAGAAGGTAAGTTGAAACAGTCCAAACTATGGGCGGGGAGCGATCGCCCACAGCAACGGTGTCGCCCACCAACGTTTCTGCCCAAAATTCTAACAAGGGAAATTCCCTTTTAAACCCGTGGTGCATTGTGTTGTAAAAAATAATCCCTGCTCCAAAAAAAGCAAGGATTGGCGATCGCTACTGGGATAGAAGCCGTAGATGGCTAGTTACTCCATGCCGAGGTCATTACCACGCTTGTACTGGAGATAGGCAGCGACGAATAAACCAGCGAGGGTTACGGGGATCAGGCCCAACACAATACCGAGTAAGAGGGGTTCAATCACAGGGGTTTCTCCTTATGGCGGCAGATTAAAGCTAACTGTTAAAGATTTTTAATCATTCTATGGGATGGAGGAAGTCCGTGCAAAGGGATTTGATTCGACATTCTTAGGCGATCGCAGTAGGATAACCATTAAGAAAAATTGCGTAATATCAACAAAGTTGTATCTCCTCTACAGCAAACCCCGTGGCTAATTCTTCTGAGCTTTCCGTCCCAAATTTTTCGAAGCTCCTCTTCGTAATCATCCTAGTGCTGGCCATTGCTGCCCTGGGGATCTTTGGTGTGTACAGTACCCAGGCCAGTGACCCCTACATTCAACAGGTTTTAGCGCTCCAAGGGGATGAACTGCGGGGCAATGCCATTTTTCAAATTAATTGTGCTGGCTGTCACGGCCCCCAGGCGGATGGCAACGTGGGGCCCAGTTTACGGGCCGTCGCCCAGCGAAAATCCGACGTGCGTTTGATTCAACAGGTTATCAGCGGGAAAACGCCCCCCATGCCGAAATTCCAGCCGGCCCCCCAGGAAATGGCGGATCTGTTGAGTTACCTCCGCACCCTGTAGTTGTTTCAATGACGCCATTTATTATTCTTCCCTGTCCCTAGGAGTTCACTCGCTATGGCCCGCTCGATTTTCCTTGGTTCCCTGTGGCTTGCCTTTGTGTTGTATGCCTTTTTGGGTGCGCCCCCCAACCAACCGGAAACCCTAGAGCTGATTACCGCTTTATCCGGTGGACAGTGGGACGGCATCAACCCGTTGATCATTGCCCTGTTTAACATCATGGGTATTTTCCCGGTCATGTATGGGGCGCTCTTGTTTCTCGATGGCGATCGCCAAAAGTTACCCGCTTGGGTCTTTGCGGCAGGCAGTTTTTTCCTCGGTGCGTTTGCGTTGCTGCCCTATTTGGCGTTGCGGCGCGATAATCCCACCTTTACGGGGCAGAAAAATTGGTGGCTCCGGTGGCAGGATTCGCGACTGTTGGGCTTATTTTGTTTGGTTGCGCTGCTGGGACTCCTGATTTATGGATTCAGTGCGGGGGATTGGGGCGATTTTGGCACCAGATTTTGGGGCGATCGCTTTATCCACGTGATGAGCTTAGATTTTTGTTTGCTGGCGCTTTTGTTTCCGACCCTGATCAAGGACGATTCAGCCCGCCGTGGCCTTGGGGAGCAAAACTGGTTGCTGTGGGCGATCGCCTTTACACCTCCCCTTGGCGCAGCCTTATACCTTGCCCTGCGTCCCCCCACCCTAGAGCATGAAAACCCCGTAACCTCCAGTCAGCCCCCAAATACTGCGGAGGTAAGCCGTTCATAATGGAAGCCCTTGTTATTGGTGCTGGTCGCGGCATCGGTCTAGAATTTGTCCGGCAATACCTCGCCTCAGATCTGTATCAGCGGGTCTATGGCACCTACCGCCAGCCCTCCGCCGATCTCCTGGCGTTACAGGCGCGCTACCCTGATCGACTCCAACTAATCCCCGTGGATGTGACCCAGGAAGCGCAAATCACAGCGGCGATCGCCACCCTCAAAGCCCAAACCTCTCGCCTTGATGAAGTAATTTATTGCGTCGGTCTTCTGCATCACCAAACCCTCCAACCGGAAAAAAGTCTCCGCCATATCCAAACAGAAAATTTACTGACCTATTTTCAAGTCAATGCCATCGGTGCCGTCCTCTGGGCCAAACATCTCCTCCCCTTTCTCCGTCACCCAGAACCCGCAATTTTTGCCGCTATTTCCGCTAAAGTCGGCAGCATCGAAGACAATCGCCTAGGGGGATGGTATGGCTACCGTGCCTCGAAAGCAGCCTTGAATATGTTTTTGAAAAATATCGCCATTGAATGGAGTCGCGTTGCCCCAAATATCATTGTGGCGGCCCTGCACCCAGGGACAACGGCTACCGATCTCTCCCAGCCTTTCCAAAAAAATGTCCCCCCGGAAAAGCTCTTTTCGCCCGCACGGACAGTGAGCCAACTGCGCCAAGTGATCGCCAATCTGCACCCCCAGGATACGGGTAAATTTTTTAACTGGGATGGTGAGCCTTTGCCCTGGTAGCGGCAGAAAATAGAACGATTTTGCCATGAAATGCTGAAATGATGGTGCGTTTTGCGGCAAAAACTTCCACAATAGGGAACGTTCTTTAGCACCAAATTAAGGTTGTTGTTGTGCCTGAAACCCCGGCCCATGTGCGAATTTTGCAACAGTCCTGGCAGCAGGGCAAAATCATTGGCGAAGTGCAAGCGGGTTCCTACCAATGGGAATTTCAGTGGCATTTCCGCCAGGGAAAATTGCGGGTACATCCGACCCTCGGCCGCGCCTTAATTTACGAACCCCTGGGCCGATTTTTGGAGCAGAGTGATTATCGTCTGGAACCAGGTGGCGATTATCAGTTCACCCTCCGGTCACGGCTATAAAGTTCCTCCAACTCCTTTTCGGATTAATTGTGGGGAGACTGA
It encodes the following:
- a CDS encoding transglycosylase domain-containing protein — protein: MSSSTVRQKTKKALARQSKERRSPQGFLRGVAQKAMGTVIGCTMLGSAIAAGGLVGLAISFRNLPDVRTLKTYVPTETSYIYDINGKVLLSLHGEANRTNIELSEVSPELKMAVLAIEDSHFYQHNGINPTSIGRAILSNLEAGGITEGASTITMQLVKNLFLAQDRTYNRKLAETVLALRIEQIFPKDEILEMYLNNIYWGHNNYGVETAAESYFNKSAADLTLPEAAVMAGMIQAPEDYSPFRDYQATKQRQKIVLNRLEDLGWITPEEATAAAQEPLLVGQPTAWKASASPYITQAVVEELTQRFGEELVRKGGMRVQTTVDLNMQRRAEETVQKAFQQARSRGLRADQIAVAAVDPRTHFVKVLVGGRDYEESQFNRAIQSQRQPGSAFKPFVYYSAFASGNYTPFSTIDDSPVSYPDGNGTYSPQNYGGSFSGTVSLYDALVTSKNVPAVKLGKAVGLEKVIELCRLLGIESPLQPVISLPLGAVGISPLEMASAYATFASNGWQSETTLILRVTDSQGNVLLDNTPQPRLVLDPWATASLTTVLQGVVNGGTGQAANLGDRPAAGKTGTTSSERDVWFVGYVPQLAAAVWIGNDDYRPMGTGTTGGGDAAPIWRAFMQEALKGEEPQYFPAASKYPRPKP
- a CDS encoding c-type cytochrome, with the protein product MANSSELSVPNFSKLLFVIILVLAIAALGIFGVYSTQASDPYIQQVLALQGDELRGNAIFQINCAGCHGPQADGNVGPSLRAVAQRKSDVRLIQQVISGKTPPMPKFQPAPQEMADLLSYLRTL
- a CDS encoding DUF3146 family protein produces the protein MPETPAHVRILQQSWQQGKIIGEVQAGSYQWEFQWHFRQGKLRVHPTLGRALIYEPLGRFLEQSDYRLEPGGDYQFTLRSRL
- the petG gene encoding cytochrome b6-f complex subunit V produces the protein MIEPLLLGIVLGLIPVTLAGLFVAAYLQYKRGNDLGME
- a CDS encoding SDR family NAD(P)-dependent oxidoreductase, with the translated sequence MEALVIGAGRGIGLEFVRQYLASDLYQRVYGTYRQPSADLLALQARYPDRLQLIPVDVTQEAQITAAIATLKAQTSRLDEVIYCVGLLHHQTLQPEKSLRHIQTENLLTYFQVNAIGAVLWAKHLLPFLRHPEPAIFAAISAKVGSIEDNRLGGWYGYRASKAALNMFLKNIAIEWSRVAPNIIVAALHPGTTATDLSQPFQKNVPPEKLFSPARTVSQLRQVIANLHPQDTGKFFNWDGEPLPW